A genomic window from Mesorhizobium sp. 131-2-1 includes:
- a CDS encoding transporter substrate-binding domain-containing protein: MTLRNTLKSTITAMLMLGAAGLTSQAARADAIDDITKAGAINVGIFSDFPPFSSASADMSIKGYDIDVAQAIADSLKVKLNLVSVTGQNRIPYLTDKRVDFLMSVGYSKERAEVIDFAAAYAPYYIAVIGPAALSVKGKEDLADKSIAVNRGTLEDTSLTEAAPASADIRRFDNYNSVIQAFISGQTQLMVVGNDVGAQVLAKQDALQPEQKFQLLTSPSHIGLNKNEDRLKKAINDAVAKMLADGKLDESSKAWLKTPLNPDNLKD; the protein is encoded by the coding sequence ATGACACTTCGCAACACGCTGAAATCCACCATCACGGCAATGCTGATGCTCGGCGCCGCGGGCCTCACCTCCCAGGCCGCCAGGGCCGATGCCATCGACGACATCACCAAGGCCGGCGCGATCAATGTCGGCATCTTCTCCGACTTTCCGCCCTTCTCCTCTGCCAGCGCCGACATGAGCATCAAGGGCTATGACATCGACGTGGCGCAAGCCATCGCTGACTCGCTGAAGGTGAAGCTGAACCTCGTCAGCGTCACCGGCCAGAACCGCATTCCCTATCTCACCGACAAGCGCGTCGATTTCCTGATGAGCGTCGGCTACTCGAAGGAGCGCGCCGAGGTGATCGACTTCGCCGCCGCCTACGCGCCCTACTATATCGCCGTCATTGGCCCGGCTGCCCTTTCGGTCAAAGGCAAGGAAGACCTTGCCGACAAGTCGATCGCCGTCAATCGCGGCACGCTGGAGGACACGTCGCTGACCGAGGCAGCGCCGGCATCCGCCGACATCCGCCGCTTCGACAACTACAATTCCGTCATCCAGGCCTTCATCTCCGGCCAGACCCAACTGATGGTGGTGGGCAACGATGTCGGCGCCCAGGTGCTGGCCAAGCAGGATGCGCTGCAGCCCGAGCAGAAGTTCCAGCTGCTGACCTCGCCTTCGCATATCGGCCTCAACAAGAACGAGGACCGGCTGAAGAAGGCGATCAACGACGCGGTCGCCAAGATGCTGGCCGACGGCAAGCTGGACGAGAGCTCGAAGGCCTGGCTGAAGACGCCGCTCAATCCCGACAACCTCAAGGACTGA